One stretch of Fictibacillus sp. b24 DNA includes these proteins:
- a CDS encoding Bax inhibitor-1/YccA family protein codes for MRSANPALKGSTFDKFRGTSFSDRMTLSGTVYKTFALLIVLMATAIFTWYQYRLGNPVGHYIVIGMVGGLVTALIVAFVPKTAPLLAPVYAALEGLAVGGISASFESQFNGITLQVVALTFGTLFALLLAYMFRIIKVTHNFRLIVFSATMGIMLVYITSFILGFFGMSVPYLHSTGPIGIGISLFIVVIAALNLVLDFDFIEYGADRGAPKYMEWYGAFGLMVTLIWLYFEILHLLAKLRSR; via the coding sequence ATGAGAAGTGCTAATCCTGCTTTAAAAGGTTCAACTTTTGATAAATTTAGAGGAACGTCTTTTAGTGATAGAATGACATTGTCAGGAACCGTCTATAAGACGTTTGCTTTGCTGATTGTATTGATGGCAACAGCGATATTTACATGGTACCAATATCGTTTAGGAAATCCTGTTGGTCATTATATTGTTATCGGTATGGTTGGAGGACTCGTTACAGCTTTAATCGTTGCTTTCGTTCCTAAAACCGCTCCTTTGCTTGCACCCGTTTACGCAGCGTTGGAAGGCCTGGCTGTTGGAGGAATATCAGCAAGCTTCGAGTCGCAATTTAACGGAATTACATTGCAAGTTGTAGCTTTAACATTCGGAACTTTGTTTGCCTTACTGCTTGCCTATATGTTTAGGATCATTAAAGTTACTCATAACTTTCGATTGATTGTATTCTCAGCAACAATGGGAATTATGCTTGTTTACATTACTAGCTTTATCTTAGGCTTTTTCGGAATGAGTGTACCTTACCTTCACAGTACAGGTCCGATCGGAATAGGAATTAGCTTATTCATTGTCGTTATTGCCGCACTGAATCTTGTACTTGATTTTGACTTTATTGAATATGGTGCAGATCGAGGTGCACCTAAGTATATGGAGTGGTACGGAGCATTCGGGCTTATGGTCACTTTGATCTGGCTGTATTTTGAGATCTTGCACTTGCTCGCTAAATTAAGAAGCCGTTAA
- a CDS encoding secondary thiamine-phosphate synthase enzyme YjbQ codes for MKLSQVFTIQTHQRDEMYEITSTLQAYLEEQRVNDGVMYIYCPHTTAGITINENADPDVVSDMLMRLDEVYPWEHPKYRHAEGNSASHLKASTVGSSQVVFIQNGKLLLGTWQGVYFCEFDGPRKRKYHVKILVNK; via the coding sequence ATGAAATTGTCTCAAGTTTTTACGATCCAAACGCATCAAAGAGATGAAATGTATGAAATTACGAGTACACTGCAGGCCTATCTTGAAGAGCAGCGGGTGAACGATGGTGTTATGTACATATATTGTCCGCATACAACAGCAGGGATTACAATCAATGAAAATGCAGATCCCGATGTTGTGTCAGATATGCTCATGCGACTGGACGAAGTGTATCCGTGGGAACATCCAAAGTATCGTCATGCAGAAGGAAATTCAGCTTCTCATTTAAAGGCAAGTACAGTTGGTTCATCGCAAGTTGTATTCATCCAGAACGGCAAGCTTCTCTTAGGAACGTGGCAAGGTGTTTACTTTTGTGAGTTCGACGGACCTCGTAAACGAAAGTATCATGTGAAAATTCTTGTAAATAAATAA
- a CDS encoding redoxin domain-containing protein — MLKKGDRAPEFTLPSTLKKDISLSDFKGKKNVLVAFYPLDFTPGUIKEITSWKEDYQRFKDANTEVLAISVDHIYSHNVFAAALGTLPYPLLADWHKKVTKQFDVLNEENGTAIRSCFVIDQNGVVQFCNYTFDANETLQYEEVFKACETCGKEE, encoded by the coding sequence TTGTTAAAAAAGGGTGACCGTGCACCAGAATTCACATTGCCATCCACATTGAAAAAAGATATTTCGTTATCAGACTTTAAAGGGAAGAAAAATGTCCTTGTGGCTTTTTATCCCTTGGACTTCACACCTGGCTGAATAAAGGAAATAACCTCTTGGAAAGAGGATTACCAACGTTTTAAAGATGCCAATACAGAAGTGCTAGCGATCAGTGTTGATCATATTTATTCACATAATGTTTTTGCTGCAGCACTTGGAACCCTTCCGTACCCACTTTTAGCAGACTGGCATAAGAAAGTTACAAAACAGTTTGATGTATTAAACGAAGAAAATGGTACTGCCATTCGATCCTGCTTTGTTATTGACCAGAATGGAGTTGTTCAATTCTGCAACTACACATTCGATGCCAATGAAACACTTCAATATGAAGAAGTATTTAAAGCTTGTGAAACATGTGGAAAGGAAGAGTAG
- a CDS encoding branched-chain amino acid ABC transporter substrate-binding protein, translating to MGIKRGLKVLAASALSLGLLAGCNASGGSEGGSGGGSGKVIKIATQTPLSGGSATLGESIKLGAQLALEENKKKFEDLGYKLQLQPYDDQADPKKGVANAQLIGSDKSILGVVGHLNSGVSIPSSEVYEKYKVPMVSPANTATEVTDRGLKTVNRIVARDDFQGPAGADFAINKLGAKKIFVIQDKTAYGTGLADAFKKAAEDAGAEILGYEGITVGEKDFNGVLTQVLSKKPDLVFFGGLYTEGGQLIRQARDKGIDIPFMGGDGMDSSTLVEIAGDAVQNVYYTSVAADASKSSDGQAFSSKYKEKFNKNVESYSAYGYDSMSVLLKGLEAAIEGSDGDLPSREKVAEEVRKIQDFQGVVTKVGFDDIGDNKFAKVYIYKFSEAKYPGVQEGEISK from the coding sequence GTGGGGATTAAGAGAGGGTTAAAAGTATTAGCAGCTTCTGCATTATCACTAGGACTTTTGGCAGGCTGTAATGCTTCTGGAGGATCAGAAGGCGGCAGTGGGGGAGGAAGCGGAAAAGTAATTAAAATCGCAACGCAAACTCCTTTATCTGGTGGAAGTGCAACACTTGGTGAATCTATTAAGCTAGGCGCACAACTTGCATTGGAAGAGAATAAGAAGAAGTTTGAAGACTTAGGGTACAAGCTTCAGCTTCAGCCGTATGATGATCAAGCAGACCCTAAAAAAGGTGTTGCCAACGCACAGCTTATCGGATCAGATAAATCAATCCTTGGAGTAGTTGGACACTTGAATTCAGGCGTATCCATCCCGTCATCTGAAGTTTATGAAAAGTATAAAGTGCCGATGGTTTCTCCAGCGAATACCGCAACGGAGGTAACAGATCGTGGTCTTAAAACCGTAAACCGTATCGTAGCACGTGATGATTTCCAAGGTCCTGCAGGTGCAGACTTTGCGATTAATAAATTAGGAGCTAAAAAAATCTTCGTTATCCAGGACAAAACAGCTTATGGAACAGGACTTGCAGATGCGTTCAAAAAGGCAGCTGAAGATGCTGGAGCTGAAATACTTGGTTACGAAGGAATCACTGTTGGTGAAAAAGACTTTAATGGTGTACTTACACAAGTATTGTCAAAGAAACCTGACTTAGTATTCTTTGGCGGACTGTACACGGAAGGCGGTCAGTTGATCCGACAAGCTCGTGACAAAGGAATTGATATTCCATTCATGGGCGGAGACGGAATGGATTCTTCCACGCTTGTTGAAATCGCAGGCGACGCTGTACAAAACGTATACTACACATCTGTTGCAGCTGACGCTAGCAAATCTTCAGATGGCCAAGCATTCTCTTCTAAATACAAAGAGAAGTTCAACAAGAACGTAGAATCCTACTCAGCTTACGGCTATGATTCTATGAGCGTTCTCTTAAAAGGTTTAGAGGCAGCGATCGAAGGAAGTGACGGAGATCTTCCATCCCGTGAGAAGGTTGCAGAAGAAGTTCGTAAGATTCAAGACTTCCAAGGTGTTGTTACAAAAGTCGGCTTTGATGATATCGGTGACAACAAGTTCGCAAAAGTTTACATCTACAAATTCAGTGAAGCTAAATATCCAGGAGTTCAAGAAGGCGAAATCAGTAAGTAA
- a CDS encoding branched-chain amino acid ABC transporter permease produces the protein MQKLTSKLKGNKLAQIILLVLYVLVTSLSLYLAQASVTAFLLLLFSLLILYYTELPDRLKWLIAGIVLIGVIPFVSSTGPGYQSYMEVATVVGIYVAMALGLNIVVGLAGLLDLGFVAFFAIGAYTYGIFATGQAANFMPFGTFPLSGESFWIFILIGCFVAALFGVLLGIPVLRVKGDYLAIVTLGFGEIIRIVFNNLDKPVNITNGAMGLASVKPPEIFGYQFVYPNQFYYIVLAILFFVILAVRRFEFSKIGRSWKAVRENEIAAQSVGIHLVRTKLLAFAIGASFSGMMGVVFAAKQTFVDPTSFTLLESITILVMVILGGMGSVPGVILGAAVITILNLQVLTEVTNYLNQLSLDGVISFPEALAPAKMQRFIFGAILIIFAIYRPQGLIPAKNPVFDEESLKEGSKKHRKEKITVEPDKGFQA, from the coding sequence ATGCAAAAGCTGACAAGTAAATTAAAAGGCAACAAGCTGGCACAAATTATTCTGCTCGTCCTTTATGTATTGGTAACTTCGTTGAGCCTGTATCTTGCTCAAGCCTCAGTTACAGCTTTTCTTTTGCTTCTATTCTCATTATTGATTCTGTACTATACAGAATTGCCAGACCGCCTAAAATGGCTGATCGCCGGGATTGTACTGATTGGAGTCATTCCCTTTGTTTCTAGTACAGGACCAGGCTATCAATCTTACATGGAAGTTGCTACAGTAGTTGGAATTTATGTGGCGATGGCCTTGGGACTTAACATTGTAGTCGGATTAGCAGGTTTGTTGGATCTCGGATTCGTCGCTTTCTTTGCGATTGGAGCTTATACGTATGGGATTTTCGCAACAGGACAAGCTGCTAACTTTATGCCTTTCGGAACGTTTCCTTTATCAGGTGAAAGCTTTTGGATCTTTATATTAATAGGATGTTTTGTCGCTGCACTTTTCGGAGTCTTACTAGGAATACCTGTACTTCGTGTAAAAGGAGACTATCTGGCTATCGTTACGCTTGGTTTTGGAGAGATTATCAGAATCGTTTTCAACAACCTTGATAAGCCTGTAAATATTACAAACGGAGCAATGGGCTTAGCGTCTGTTAAACCGCCAGAAATATTCGGGTATCAGTTTGTTTATCCAAATCAATTCTACTATATCGTTCTTGCCATCTTGTTCTTCGTCATTTTGGCTGTTAGAAGATTTGAGTTTTCTAAAATCGGCCGTTCTTGGAAAGCGGTAAGAGAGAACGAAATTGCTGCCCAATCAGTGGGCATACATCTCGTGCGGACGAAGCTATTAGCATTTGCAATAGGGGCATCTTTTTCAGGAATGATGGGGGTTGTGTTTGCGGCGAAGCAGACGTTTGTTGACCCTACAAGCTTCACATTGCTAGAGTCCATCACCATCCTTGTAATGGTTATTTTAGGAGGAATGGGCAGTGTACCAGGTGTCATCCTAGGTGCGGCTGTAATTACGATACTCAATCTGCAGGTGCTTACTGAAGTAACAAATTATTTAAATCAATTGAGTCTGGATGGTGTTATCAGTTTCCCTGAGGCACTAGCTCCAGCCAAAATGCAGCGATTTATCTTTGGTGCGATTCTAATTATATTTGCTATCTATCGCCCTCAAGGATTAATCCCTGCTAAAAACCCTGTGTTTGATGAGGAATCACTTAAAGAGGGTTCGAAAAAGCATAGAAAAGAAAAGATCACGGTGGAACCTGACAAAGGTTTTCAGGCTTAA
- the rsgA gene encoding ribosome small subunit-dependent GTPase A → MNLKSLGWNQTFEESFKAYEDHNLVPGRISVEHKGLYTVLTEHGEMLGEITGKIRFNATGRHDFPAVGDWVAVQANPQEGKAYVHGILPRKSKFSRKAAGLTTDEQIVATNVDTVFLVNALNQDFNLRRLERYLLMAWESGATPVIVLSKADICDDIQKYIDEVETIAFGVPTFAVSAETGAGLDALSSYITEGETVALLGSSGVGKSTLANKLFGSEVLKTNVIREEDGKGKHTTTHRELLVLDSGGILIDTPGMRELQLWEGDNSLSHSFQDVEGFAEQCRFRDCTHQNEPGCRVQEAIETGELSEDRYNSYVKLQRELAYFARKEDQKLALAERAKWKKIAGDRTRVHRK, encoded by the coding sequence TTGAATTTAAAATCACTAGGTTGGAATCAAACATTTGAAGAATCATTTAAAGCATATGAAGATCATAATCTTGTTCCAGGTAGAATTAGTGTGGAACATAAAGGGCTGTACACCGTTCTTACCGAACACGGTGAAATGCTAGGAGAAATTACTGGGAAAATCCGTTTCAACGCCACAGGAAGACATGACTTCCCAGCGGTTGGAGACTGGGTTGCAGTTCAGGCCAATCCGCAAGAAGGGAAAGCATATGTACACGGAATCCTGCCGCGAAAGAGCAAGTTTTCTCGAAAAGCAGCTGGACTCACCACAGATGAGCAGATTGTAGCGACTAATGTAGATACTGTTTTCTTAGTAAATGCACTAAACCAAGACTTTAACCTGCGCAGACTCGAACGCTATCTATTGATGGCTTGGGAAAGCGGTGCAACTCCTGTTATCGTACTGAGTAAAGCGGATATTTGTGATGACATACAGAAATATATAGATGAAGTAGAAACGATTGCTTTTGGTGTTCCGACATTTGCGGTAAGTGCGGAAACAGGAGCAGGATTAGATGCTCTTTCTTCCTATATCACGGAAGGAGAAACAGTTGCCCTCTTAGGTTCTTCTGGTGTTGGTAAATCAACGCTTGCGAACAAACTATTTGGATCAGAGGTATTAAAAACAAATGTTATTCGCGAAGAAGATGGCAAAGGGAAGCATACAACGACTCACCGCGAACTGCTCGTACTTGATAGCGGAGGGATTTTAATTGATACGCCGGGAATGAGAGAACTGCAGCTGTGGGAAGGCGATAACAGCTTAAGTCATAGCTTTCAGGACGTTGAAGGATTTGCAGAACAATGCCGTTTCCGTGATTGTACTCATCAAAATGAACCGGGATGCAGAGTGCAGGAAGCGATTGAAACGGGTGAGCTTAGCGAAGACCGCTATAACAGTTATGTGAAATTACAACGTGAGTTAGCATACTTTGCGCGAAAAGAAGATCAAAAGTTAGCGCTTGCTGAACGGGCGAAGTGGAAAAAAATCGCAGGTGACCGTACGCGTGTTCACCGGAAATAG
- a CDS encoding SDR family oxidoreductase — MNIFLTGATGFLGGRLIQNLAREGHTLYVLARNLQKAEQLLLKTADLNGDIHIIQGDITLPHLGMTQDTEQELVGKIDAFYHMAALVKFDLDLKDELFQINYTGTRHALHAAKKMGVSQFYYVSTAYTLGKDEYAKEELHDLGNNFNNPYEESKCKAEHLCMEYKDCFNVTILRPAIIIGDSETGEADSKFTLYGLLRSLEVFKKRFQRKGMGDRVFHLLCEKGSTQNLVPVDYVADVLSGVLKKGRENNIYHITNSNPPLSADVFQIMRDKAGLELFKLAPYDYEPFLNEEEKLLNSVIDVYKNYLNRNITFDDANTQELLKEIEAKPLNMDMAMIKRIITGYKGDSVSK; from the coding sequence ATGAATATTTTTCTTACCGGAGCAACTGGTTTTTTAGGTGGTCGCTTAATTCAAAACTTGGCACGTGAAGGTCATACTCTTTATGTGTTGGCGCGAAACTTACAAAAAGCTGAACAGCTTCTTTTGAAGACGGCTGATTTGAACGGCGATATTCATATTATTCAAGGGGACATTACACTCCCTCATTTAGGTATGACTCAAGATACAGAACAAGAGCTTGTTGGTAAAATTGATGCTTTTTATCATATGGCTGCTCTTGTGAAGTTTGATTTAGATCTTAAAGATGAACTTTTTCAAATAAATTATACAGGTACACGCCATGCACTCCATGCAGCAAAGAAAATGGGCGTTTCCCAATTTTATTATGTAAGTACAGCTTATACACTTGGAAAGGACGAGTATGCAAAAGAAGAATTGCATGACTTGGGCAACAACTTTAACAACCCGTACGAAGAGAGTAAATGTAAAGCAGAACACCTATGTATGGAGTATAAAGACTGCTTTAATGTAACGATTTTAAGACCAGCAATCATTATCGGGGACTCAGAGACAGGGGAAGCAGATTCCAAATTCACGTTGTACGGTTTGCTTAGAAGTCTTGAAGTATTTAAAAAGAGATTTCAGCGTAAAGGTATGGGCGACCGTGTGTTTCACTTGCTTTGTGAAAAAGGTAGTACACAAAATCTTGTACCGGTTGATTATGTGGCAGATGTTTTGTCAGGTGTCTTGAAAAAAGGCAGGGAAAATAACATATACCATATTACAAACAGCAATCCGCCATTAAGTGCTGATGTTTTTCAGATCATGAGAGACAAAGCAGGTCTCGAACTCTTTAAACTTGCTCCGTATGATTATGAACCATTCTTGAACGAAGAGGAAAAGCTGTTAAACAGTGTCATAGATGTATATAAAAATTATCTGAATCGAAACATTACATTTGATGACGCAAACACGCAGGAATTACTAAAAGAGATAGAAGCTAAACCCTTAAATATGGATATGGCCATGATTAAACGAATCATTACCGGATACAAAGGAGATTCTGTTTCAAAATAA
- a CDS encoding Hsp20/alpha crystallin family protein gives MDTWKQMMDWKRMAEEYFGDQFFTPNQGTNTDARNESPLCNIYETPQEICCVLALPGLNRTEDVEVMVDPFKLTVQGKLSLTMDSYRLNAEEFQLGEFKREVTLPVRVLQEPVQAFYRKGLLFIRLLKDSRPGANQRKVNLNWVQE, from the coding sequence TTGGACACTTGGAAGCAAATGATGGACTGGAAAAGGATGGCTGAAGAATATTTTGGGGATCAGTTTTTTACCCCTAACCAAGGTACGAACACCGATGCAAGAAATGAGAGCCCTCTTTGCAACATTTACGAAACCCCTCAGGAAATATGCTGTGTATTGGCTCTTCCTGGTTTGAATCGTACAGAAGATGTTGAGGTCATGGTCGATCCATTCAAACTGACTGTTCAAGGGAAATTGTCATTGACGATGGATTCCTATAGACTCAATGCCGAAGAATTTCAGCTTGGTGAATTTAAACGTGAGGTCACACTCCCTGTAAGAGTACTGCAGGAACCTGTTCAGGCTTTTTATCGGAAGGGGCTATTATTTATTCGTTTATTAAAAGACTCTCGGCCTGGAGCGAACCAGCGAAAGGTAAATCTGAATTGGGTGCAGGAATGA
- the abc-f gene encoding ribosomal protection-like ABC-F family protein, whose product MLLLEANRLEKSYKGRLILRQTEPLQLFSEDRIGLVGMNGTGKSTFLKLLTRMEDAEAGSVRHYGSFAVVSQFDDVEKAITAKSEGVWDLNGKKYETMSGGEKTRTQIAAALELNPDILILDEPTSHLDVEGMDQLAKVLNHFKGAVLLVSHDRVFLDMVCTKIIELDQQTFTAYTGNYSEYLIQKEQKNERQQFEYEQYIKEKARLEKTAKEKASKAKGMKDKPARMSYSEAKLGKGKLQGAKRSLEKKSKVIEKRIEMLDKKEKPVEQQKVEFNIQRFSVIHGKQAISVKELSVGFDHRQLFQNLSFTIKPGMKVVLTGKNGTGKSTLLKEIYRGNENIIKSKQLKIGYFHQHLDLLNPAKTILENVMENSLYDEKWVRTILARMLFKRDDVFKKVEVLSGGEKMKTALAKLFLSDYNLLLLDEPTNYLDLFTREALEDVLMAYPGTFILATHDRRLIEKTATHILELQPPKAIWFEGDYNEFKRAGVKQVTNESAQEEVMLKLQLEKTELISQLSICTNESEKVKLDHRYEEVLSELRKLKS is encoded by the coding sequence ATGCTTTTATTAGAAGCTAACAGACTAGAAAAGTCATATAAAGGAAGATTGATCTTAAGACAAACTGAGCCATTGCAGCTTTTTTCTGAAGATCGTATCGGTTTGGTCGGAATGAACGGAACAGGAAAATCCACTTTCTTAAAGCTGCTGACAAGAATGGAGGATGCAGAAGCAGGATCTGTACGTCATTACGGGTCATTTGCTGTTGTGAGCCAGTTCGATGACGTGGAGAAGGCGATAACCGCCAAAAGTGAAGGAGTTTGGGACCTTAACGGGAAAAAGTATGAGACGATGAGCGGCGGTGAAAAAACACGTACTCAGATTGCTGCTGCACTTGAACTAAATCCTGATATCCTCATACTTGATGAACCCACTTCCCACCTGGATGTGGAGGGAATGGATCAACTAGCAAAAGTTCTTAATCACTTCAAGGGTGCAGTGTTACTCGTTTCTCATGACAGAGTGTTTCTCGATATGGTGTGCACAAAGATTATCGAGCTAGATCAGCAAACGTTCACAGCTTATACAGGCAATTATTCAGAATATCTAATCCAAAAAGAACAAAAAAATGAGCGCCAGCAGTTCGAATATGAACAGTATATAAAAGAAAAAGCAAGGCTTGAGAAAACGGCGAAAGAAAAAGCGTCAAAAGCAAAAGGTATGAAAGATAAACCCGCACGCATGTCCTACAGTGAAGCGAAGTTAGGAAAGGGTAAGCTTCAGGGGGCGAAACGGTCACTTGAAAAAAAGTCAAAGGTAATCGAAAAAAGAATAGAGATGCTCGATAAAAAAGAAAAACCAGTGGAGCAGCAAAAAGTTGAATTTAATATACAGCGCTTCTCCGTTATTCATGGTAAACAGGCAATCTCAGTAAAGGAACTCTCAGTCGGGTTTGATCACCGACAGCTATTTCAAAATCTATCGTTTACAATAAAACCAGGGATGAAGGTTGTTTTAACAGGAAAGAATGGAACAGGAAAATCAACACTGCTCAAAGAGATCTACAGAGGCAATGAAAATATTATAAAATCTAAACAACTTAAAATCGGTTATTTTCATCAGCATCTAGATCTATTAAATCCTGCCAAAACCATTCTTGAGAACGTCATGGAAAACAGTTTATACGATGAGAAATGGGTAAGGACTATACTGGCCAGAATGCTATTCAAACGTGATGATGTATTTAAAAAAGTCGAAGTGTTAAGCGGTGGAGAAAAGATGAAGACGGCATTAGCAAAGCTGTTTTTGAGTGATTATAACTTGTTATTGCTGGATGAACCTACGAACTATCTGGATCTTTTCACACGAGAAGCGCTGGAAGATGTCTTGATGGCTTACCCGGGAACTTTTATTCTTGCTACTCATGATAGAAGGTTGATCGAAAAGACGGCAACACATATCTTGGAGTTGCAGCCCCCAAAAGCAATATGGTTTGAGGGGGATTATAACGAATTTAAAAGAGCGGGTGTTAAGCAGGTAACAAATGAATCTGCTCAAGAAGAAGTGATGCTTAAACTGCAGTTGGAGAAGACTGAGCTAATCAGCCAGCTTTCCATCTGTACGAATGAAAGTGAGAAGGTTAAGCTGGATCATCGATACGAAGAGGTTCTTAGTGAATTAAGGAAGCTGAAGTCATAA
- a CDS encoding branched-chain amino acid ABC transporter permease, producing the protein MLAEILQSLPQVLVDGIALGAIYAVIALGYTMVYGILELINFAHGEIFMTGAFIGVAMLILMTGMGWLAAMPAILALILVLVVTSILTGFMGVGIERMAYRPLRNSPKLITLISAIGVSFLLQDLVRFITEYKRGNYILTGPSMFNEKFSIKFSSISSSFSDAFFKTSTLILIIAVVIMMIGLDFFVNKTKWGMAMRAVAQDRETASLMSINVNKVISLTFFIGSALGGATGVLFAVQYGTIDPYIGFILGLKAFTAAVLGGIGNIRGAMAGGLMLGILEMFAAANLQILTGGIFGAEYKDVFAFAILIIVLIFKPEGLFGKAVTEKV; encoded by the coding sequence ATGTTAGCTGAAATTTTACAAAGTCTGCCTCAAGTACTTGTAGACGGAATAGCTCTAGGTGCCATTTACGCTGTAATTGCTCTTGGTTATACGATGGTTTATGGAATATTAGAACTTATCAATTTTGCACACGGTGAGATTTTTATGACAGGTGCTTTTATAGGGGTAGCTATGCTTATCCTGATGACAGGAATGGGCTGGTTGGCCGCTATGCCTGCCATTCTCGCCTTAATCCTCGTGCTTGTTGTTACATCGATTCTCACTGGTTTCATGGGTGTTGGCATTGAGCGGATGGCGTACAGGCCACTTAGAAATTCGCCTAAACTTATTACGCTGATCTCAGCAATCGGTGTTTCGTTTTTGCTGCAGGATCTCGTACGTTTCATTACAGAATACAAAAGAGGAAACTATATTTTAACAGGGCCCTCCATGTTCAATGAGAAATTTTCTATTAAATTTTCTAGTATCTCGTCATCCTTCAGTGATGCATTCTTTAAAACATCAACATTAATCCTGATCATTGCTGTTGTCATTATGATGATTGGATTAGACTTTTTCGTTAATAAAACGAAATGGGGCATGGCGATGCGGGCAGTAGCTCAAGATCGTGAAACGGCATCTCTCATGTCTATTAATGTGAACAAAGTCATTTCTCTTACCTTTTTTATCGGTTCAGCATTAGGCGGAGCGACAGGCGTTCTGTTTGCTGTTCAGTACGGAACCATCGACCCGTATATCGGCTTTATATTAGGATTAAAAGCATTTACGGCCGCTGTACTCGGAGGGATTGGAAATATTCGTGGTGCTATGGCTGGCGGACTTATGTTAGGTATTTTAGAAATGTTTGCAGCAGCAAATCTGCAGATATTAACAGGCGGCATCTTTGGGGCTGAGTATAAAGATGTATTTGCATTTGCAATCTTAATTATCGTATTGATTTTTAAACCAGAAGGACTGTTTGGCAAAGCAGTTACTGAGAAAGTGTAG
- a CDS encoding DUF6376 family protein encodes MKKTLIAVLLSFSVLTGCSAVEDVTNGINYVPAATEYINDVQQFSKDIPGLAEKAISDQNARVELEKALQDMNADIKEFNGLTPPSVFEDVHNQVMDHNQTLQDGIDNYLTAVKNGELSPDFLKESGLLDDIAVYTDLLNDIKKLGE; translated from the coding sequence ATGAAGAAAACATTAATTGCTGTTCTTTTATCGTTCAGTGTTTTAACAGGTTGTTCAGCAGTAGAAGACGTGACAAACGGTATTAATTATGTTCCAGCAGCAACTGAATATATAAATGATGTACAACAATTTTCAAAAGACATCCCTGGCTTAGCTGAAAAGGCAATATCTGATCAAAATGCCCGTGTTGAACTAGAAAAAGCGCTTCAAGATATGAATGCAGATATAAAAGAATTTAACGGACTGACACCTCCGTCCGTTTTTGAAGATGTTCATAACCAGGTGATGGACCATAATCAGACGTTGCAAGATGGAATTGATAATTATTTAACTGCCGTAAAGAACGGAGAATTAAGTCCGGATTTCTTGAAGGAAAGTGGTTTGTTAGATGACATAGCGGTTTACACCGACTTGTTAAATGATATTAAGAAGCTCGGGGAGTAA
- a CDS encoding ABC transporter ATP-binding protein: MSILTVSNLTKQFGGLVAVNSVDMTVEKGAITAVIGPNGAGKTTFFNLITGVYQPDKGNVQLGSTSLVGLKPHEISRHGIARTFQNIRLFSNITVLENVMVGLHKQFKAGVVGTLFQTKKVREEEQLAQEEAYHWLEYVGLAQHLNEDAQNLSYGAQRRLEIARALATKPKLLLLDEPAAGMNPRETRELTEFIHRMREDLDVTIVLIEHDMKLVMEISEQIFVLDHGEKIAEGKPAEIRNNVKVIEAYLGKSAVTPA, encoded by the coding sequence ATGTCAATCTTAACGGTTAGCAATCTTACAAAACAATTTGGCGGTCTTGTCGCCGTAAATTCAGTGGATATGACAGTTGAAAAAGGCGCCATTACAGCAGTAATCGGTCCTAACGGGGCGGGTAAAACTACCTTTTTCAACTTGATAACAGGGGTTTATCAGCCTGATAAAGGGAATGTGCAACTCGGGTCAACTTCTTTGGTCGGATTAAAACCGCATGAGATTTCGAGACACGGAATTGCCCGGACCTTCCAAAACATTCGTCTTTTTTCAAATATTACAGTTTTAGAAAATGTGATGGTAGGTTTGCATAAGCAATTTAAAGCAGGAGTTGTCGGGACGTTATTCCAAACAAAAAAAGTTCGAGAAGAAGAGCAGCTGGCACAGGAAGAGGCTTACCATTGGCTTGAATATGTCGGTCTGGCTCAGCATTTAAATGAAGATGCTCAAAATTTATCTTATGGGGCACAGCGCAGGCTGGAAATTGCACGAGCGCTTGCTACAAAACCAAAGCTGCTTCTTCTAGATGAACCAGCAGCTGGAATGAACCCTAGAGAAACACGCGAACTAACAGAGTTTATTCACCGCATGAGGGAAGATCTAGATGTAACGATCGTATTAATCGAGCATGATATGAAACTTGTTATGGAGATCTCTGAACAAATCTTTGTATTAGATCACGGTGAAAAGATTGCTGAAGGAAAGCCTGCCGAAATCCGCAATAATGTAAAAGTGATTGAAGCTTATCTTGGAAAAAGTGCCGTAACACCAGCGTAA